A genomic segment from Nicotiana tabacum cultivar K326 chromosome 7, ASM71507v2, whole genome shotgun sequence encodes:
- the LOC107762607 gene encoding alcohol dehydrogenase 3-like produces the protein MAWELGKQLLIEEVDMAPPKKMEVRLKILYAFLCYTNIYFWEAKDCGGGVTELALGDHVIHVLTANQKKQYELEFEKFQIHDIGKQNAASINEAAISSNKGFDASVQPMK, from the exons ATGGCATGGGAGTTAGGAAAGCAGTTACTGATCGAGGAAGTGGATATGGCACCTCCAAAAAAAATGGAAGTTCGTCTTAAGATCCTCTACGCTTTCCTCTGCTATACTAATATCTACTTCTGGGAAGCAAAG GATTGTGGAGGGGGAGTAACAGAACTTGCTCTCGGAGACCATGTCATTCATGTGCTCACtgcaaatcagaaaaagcaatat GAACTTGAATTTGAGAAGTTCCAGATTCATGATATTGGAAAACAAAATGCAGCAAGCATAAATGAGGCTGCAATATCTAGCAATAAAGGATTTGATGCCTCTGTCCAACCAATGAAGTGA